The following are encoded in a window of Pseudomonas graminis genomic DNA:
- a CDS encoding AAA family ATPase produces the protein MLIVFSGLPGTGKTTIAKGLTATLGAVYVRVDTIEQALRDSADFAGDVGRTGYLIAYELAASNLGLGGSVVVDCVNPVMESRRAWSAISSRSGAPLVNLQVICSDRTEHRRRVETRQVDIPGLAPPTWQSVMSHDYEPWDREPFTVDTALISPAQALAAIADYLKRSDLSTPDQG, from the coding sequence ATGCTCATTGTCTTCAGTGGTCTCCCCGGTACCGGTAAGACGACCATTGCCAAGGGCCTGACCGCAACGCTGGGTGCCGTATATGTGCGCGTCGATACGATTGAACAAGCCCTTCGTGATTCGGCGGATTTTGCGGGGGATGTGGGTCGCACGGGTTATCTGATCGCCTACGAGTTGGCGGCCAGCAACCTTGGTTTGGGCGGCTCGGTGGTTGTCGACTGTGTGAATCCCGTGATGGAAAGCCGCAGAGCGTGGAGCGCCATATCCTCTCGCTCTGGCGCGCCATTGGTGAATCTTCAGGTCATCTGTTCCGACAGGACGGAGCATCGACGCAGGGTGGAAACCAGGCAGGTCGATATCCCGGGGCTGGCGCCTCCCACCTGGCAATCCGTCATGAGCCATGACTATGAGCCTTGGGATAGAGAACCCTTCACGGTCGATACCGCGCTCATCTCCCCGGCACAGGCATTAGCGGCGATTGCCGATTACTTGAAACGGTCTGATTTATCCACCCCTGACCAGGGCTAA
- a CDS encoding nucleotidyltransferase family protein — MTLTASALIDLALSNPVNAQLVERLPLLGLDQTLLTAGCLFQAVWNRISGRPPGWGVNDYDVFYFDDDLSWEAENRVILAAQALFQDLDVKVELRNQARVHLWFAARFGTEYPPLECSKDGIDRFLISSTCVGLCLDTAKLYAPHGLNELEHGLLRMNPNFPQPEQFRKKAQSYQARWDWLRIV, encoded by the coding sequence ATGACACTGACCGCCTCCGCCCTCATCGATCTGGCCTTATCCAACCCGGTCAACGCTCAACTGGTCGAGCGACTGCCATTGCTCGGGCTCGACCAGACCCTGCTAACAGCAGGCTGCCTGTTTCAGGCGGTCTGGAATCGGATATCCGGTCGTCCGCCGGGCTGGGGAGTGAATGACTACGATGTATTCTATTTCGACGACGACCTTTCATGGGAAGCGGAAAACCGCGTCATCCTTGCTGCGCAGGCGCTCTTCCAGGATCTGGACGTCAAGGTGGAATTGCGCAACCAGGCGCGTGTGCACCTGTGGTTCGCAGCGCGGTTCGGCACTGAATACCCGCCGCTAGAATGCTCCAAGGATGGCATCGACCGTTTCCTCATTAGCTCGACCTGCGTTGGGTTGTGCCTCGACACTGCCAAGCTCTACGCGCCCCATGGGCTGAATGAGCTCGAACATGGGCTTCTGCGTATGAACCCGAACTTCCCGCAACCGGAGCAGTTCCGCAAAAAGGCGCAGAGCTATCAGGCACGCTGGGACTGGTTGCGTATTGTTTAG
- a CDS encoding AAA family ATPase — protein MQRVMIVGQPGSGKSTLARRLGQLTGIPVVHIDTIHWQPGWVERSAAEKTRLCLEVEARDQWIFEGGHSTTWAHRIGRADLLVWIDRSTALRFWRVLVRAVRHRGRTRPDLPEDCPEQLGKLGELFRFMWTTRKVSRKKMQQLAATAPPGCRVVRLRSNRQTRRFLATIEAGAAYSLNRF, from the coding sequence ATGCAGCGGGTGATGATCGTCGGGCAGCCGGGGTCTGGCAAAAGCACGTTGGCTCGGAGATTGGGCCAGCTGACCGGGATTCCCGTCGTTCACATCGACACGATTCATTGGCAACCTGGATGGGTCGAGCGAAGCGCGGCGGAGAAGACTCGCCTGTGTCTTGAGGTTGAAGCCCGCGATCAGTGGATTTTTGAAGGGGGACACTCGACCACGTGGGCCCACCGCATTGGCCGGGCGGATCTACTGGTATGGATTGATCGTTCAACGGCGCTGCGATTCTGGCGCGTGCTGGTCCGCGCTGTGAGGCACCGGGGACGGACTCGGCCAGACCTTCCCGAGGATTGCCCGGAGCAGCTTGGCAAACTTGGGGAGTTATTCCGGTTCATGTGGACGACCCGCAAGGTGTCGCGGAAAAAGATGCAGCAACTTGCCGCAACGGCGCCACCGGGATGCCGGGTAGTCCGACTGCGCTCAAACCGACAGACCCGCAGGTTTCTCGCGACGATAGAGGCAGGGGCTGCTTACTCTCTCAATCGGTTCTGA
- a CDS encoding RidA family protein has protein sequence MEINRIETNQRMSRVVQCNGFTFLGGQTATDRSLDIKGQTAQVLEKIDNYLAKAGLDKTRILTAQVWLSDIAANFAGMNEVWDAWAPEGQAPARATVESRLAAPDLLVEITVVAAG, from the coding sequence CTGGAAATCAACCGTATCGAAACCAACCAACGCATGAGCCGTGTCGTGCAGTGCAATGGCTTTACCTTCCTCGGCGGCCAGACCGCAACGGACCGCTCCCTCGACATCAAAGGTCAGACCGCGCAAGTGCTGGAGAAAATCGACAACTACCTGGCCAAAGCCGGCCTGGACAAGACGCGGATTCTCACCGCCCAGGTCTGGCTCTCGGACATCGCGGCGAATTTCGCCGGCATGAATGAAGTCTGGGACGCTTGGGCACCGGAAGGGCAAGCACCCGCGCGGGCCACCGTGGAATCACGTCTGGCAGCGCCGGATTTGCTGGTGGAAATCACAGTGGTTGCGGCGGGCTGA
- a CDS encoding NAD(P)/FAD-dependent oxidoreductase, with translation MLVIGGGIHGLSTALHLAQRGVEVTVLEADYCGRHASGVNAGGVRTLGRHEAEIPLALSSRDLWHDLVQTLGDDGGFVPSGQLKLAETAAELDECRQRVEHLQRRGFTHEVLIDAQQVFEIIPTVARHVVGGIWVKDDGYAIPYKTVTSFRLAAEKLGVKVLETTPAQRIEQRGSGWQVTTPAGVFSAGHLVITAGAWARELAEQVGESVPAHPEGLMLMVTHRVAPFCAPVLGATGRSLSFKQFANGTVVIGGKLIGSVDFPARHGEVDLARLGISARTVTDLFPHLKHLGVNRVWAGVEAFTADDLPVIGASRRASHLSYSFGFCGSGFQMGPGTGKRLAQQILGEHSDISLEAFDIGRFDTARLDETRSSGSHIPTHLPLVAR, from the coding sequence GTGCTGGTGATAGGCGGCGGCATCCATGGCTTGAGCACTGCACTGCATCTGGCCCAGCGCGGCGTTGAGGTGACGGTGCTGGAAGCTGATTACTGCGGCCGTCATGCCTCCGGGGTCAACGCGGGCGGGGTTCGAACCCTGGGCCGTCACGAGGCGGAAATCCCGCTGGCGCTGTCGTCCCGCGATCTCTGGCATGACCTTGTCCAGACGCTGGGCGACGACGGCGGTTTCGTGCCCAGCGGCCAGCTCAAGCTCGCGGAAACCGCTGCAGAACTCGACGAGTGCCGCCAGCGCGTCGAGCACTTGCAGCGACGGGGTTTCACCCATGAAGTGCTGATCGACGCCCAACAGGTATTTGAAATCATTCCCACCGTCGCCCGGCATGTGGTGGGCGGCATCTGGGTCAAGGATGACGGCTACGCCATTCCCTACAAAACCGTGACGAGTTTTCGGCTGGCCGCAGAGAAGCTCGGCGTGAAGGTGCTTGAAACGACGCCGGCGCAGCGCATCGAGCAACGCGGCAGCGGGTGGCAGGTCACCACGCCCGCCGGAGTATTCAGCGCCGGGCATCTGGTGATCACCGCCGGTGCCTGGGCGAGGGAGCTGGCAGAACAAGTCGGCGAATCGGTGCCGGCTCATCCCGAGGGCCTGATGCTGATGGTCACTCACCGCGTCGCGCCGTTTTGCGCGCCGGTGCTGGGGGCGACCGGTCGCTCGCTGTCGTTCAAGCAATTCGCCAACGGCACGGTGGTGATTGGCGGCAAGCTGATTGGCAGTGTGGATTTCCCGGCGCGCCATGGTGAGGTCGATCTGGCGCGCCTGGGCATCAGCGCGAGGACCGTCACCGACCTGTTTCCCCACCTCAAGCACCTGGGCGTCAACCGGGTCTGGGCCGGCGTCGAAGCGTTTACCGCTGACGACTTGCCGGTGATTGGCGCCAGCCGCAGAGCCAGCCATCTCAGTTATTCGTTCGGCTTCTGCGGCAGCGGTTTCCAGATGGGCCCCGGCACCGGCAAGCGTCTGGCGCAGCAGATCCTTGGCGAGCACTCGGACATTTCGCTGGAGGCGTTCGACATAGGACGTTTTGATACCGCAAGGCTCGATGAGACGCGTTCAAGCGGCTCCCACATCCCGACACACTTACCTTTAGTTGCCCGTTAA
- a CDS encoding NAD(P)/FAD-dependent oxidoreductase: MSDHFGGGVEAVDVVVVGAGAAGMAGAVALAGLGLQVVLLDEQGSPGGQIYRGITLAPLSRRDLLGADYAHGNVLAQALASSSVRYEKGAAVWQVTRDHQVSYLRDGRLRTLQAKAVLLATGAMERPFPIPGWTLPGVMSAGAAQILLKSAGLAPTEPVVLAGCGPLLYLLGWQYLRAGVPIKALVDTTRPEDYWRARRHLFAALRAWPYLRKGLELMRSLRSARIPHHTGAEQLAIEGDEAATALTFTVGGQAQRIAARCILLHQGVVPNIQFSQSLRARHHWDVDQLCFSPVIDPWGELDVPGMFVAGDGAGIGGAQAAAVQGELAALGIARRLGTLDAGQRDQRADGLREKLALNLRIRPFLDALYQPKEANRIPADEVIVCRCEEVTAGDLRKFIALGCAGPNQAKSFGRCGMGPCQGRMCGLTVTEVIAEARGVSAAEVGYYRIRPPIKPITLGELAGE, encoded by the coding sequence ATGAGTGATCATTTTGGCGGTGGCGTGGAGGCTGTGGACGTGGTGGTCGTGGGCGCAGGTGCCGCCGGCATGGCAGGCGCCGTGGCCCTGGCCGGGCTTGGCTTGCAGGTGGTGTTGCTCGACGAGCAGGGCAGCCCGGGCGGACAGATTTATCGCGGGATCACCCTTGCGCCGCTGTCCAGACGAGACCTGCTCGGCGCGGATTACGCCCACGGCAACGTGCTGGCTCAGGCCCTGGCGTCGTCATCGGTGCGCTATGAAAAAGGCGCGGCGGTCTGGCAAGTGACCCGGGATCACCAGGTCAGCTACCTGCGTGACGGGCGTCTGCGCACGCTGCAGGCCAAGGCGGTGTTGCTTGCGACCGGGGCGATGGAACGACCGTTTCCGATTCCGGGCTGGACCTTGCCCGGCGTGATGAGCGCAGGCGCCGCGCAGATTCTGCTGAAAAGCGCAGGTCTCGCGCCGACCGAGCCGGTGGTACTGGCCGGCTGCGGCCCGCTGTTGTACCTGCTGGGCTGGCAATACCTGCGCGCGGGCGTACCGATCAAGGCCTTGGTCGACACCACGCGCCCTGAAGATTACTGGCGCGCACGGCGGCATCTGTTCGCAGCGTTGCGTGCCTGGCCGTATTTGCGCAAGGGGCTGGAGCTGATGCGCAGTCTGCGCAGCGCGCGCATCCCGCACCACACCGGCGCCGAGCAACTGGCGATCGAGGGTGACGAAGCCGCCACTGCGTTGACCTTCACCGTCGGCGGCCAGGCTCAGCGTATCGCCGCGCGCTGCATACTGCTGCATCAAGGCGTGGTGCCGAACATTCAATTCAGCCAGTCGTTGCGCGCACGCCATCACTGGGATGTGGACCAACTGTGCTTCAGCCCGGTGATCGATCCCTGGGGTGAGCTGGACGTGCCGGGGATGTTCGTCGCCGGTGACGGCGCCGGCATCGGCGGGGCTCAGGCCGCGGCCGTGCAGGGCGAGTTGGCGGCGCTGGGCATTGCCCGACGGCTGGGCACGCTGGATGCGGGTCAGCGTGATCAGCGAGCCGATGGATTGCGCGAGAAGCTGGCGTTGAACCTGCGTATTCGGCCGTTTCTCGATGCTCTGTATCAGCCGAAGGAAGCGAACCGCATTCCCGCCGATGAGGTCATCGTCTGCCGCTGCGAGGAAGTCACGGCGGGGGACCTGCGTAAGTTCATCGCCCTGGGCTGCGCCGGACCCAACCAGGCCAAATCGTTTGGTCGCTGCGGCATGGGTCCCTGTCAGGGGAGGATGTGCGGGCTGACGGTGACGGAAGTGATCGCCGAGGCTCGCGGCGTGTCGGCGGCGGAAGTGGGTTACTACCGCATTCGTCCGCCGATCAAGCCCATCACCCTGGGGGAACTGGCCGGTGAGTGA
- a CDS encoding (2Fe-2S)-binding protein translates to MCTDPLFQPVTSEVRSTRTVSLSFNDQAFEVPAGISVAAALLMSGVNRFRATPVSESPRAPYCMMGVCFECLVDIDGVPNRQSCLIEVAQGMRIRSQEGARDLIFQAGNVQTGNEQTASVQTVEVQS, encoded by the coding sequence ATGTGCACTGATCCGCTGTTTCAACCGGTCACGAGTGAAGTCAGGTCGACGCGAACTGTCAGCCTCAGCTTCAACGATCAAGCCTTTGAGGTGCCGGCGGGCATCAGCGTGGCAGCGGCACTGCTCATGTCGGGCGTCAACCGTTTCCGCGCGACGCCGGTGAGCGAATCGCCCCGGGCGCCGTATTGCATGATGGGCGTGTGCTTCGAGTGCCTGGTGGACATCGACGGCGTGCCCAATCGCCAGAGCTGCCTGATCGAAGTGGCGCAGGGCATGCGCATCCGCTCCCAGGAAGGCGCACGGGACCTGATTTTTCAGGCCGGCAACGTGCAAACCGGCAATGAGCAAACCGCCAGTGTGCAGACCGTCGAGGTGCAGTCATGA
- a CDS encoding NAD(P)/FAD-dependent oxidoreductase produces the protein MSQGTQRDIQSDVIVIGGGLVGTAVAYGLARSGADTVVLDQGDDAFRASRGNFGLVWVQGKGHDLPDYSRWTQSSATRWPDFARALMADSGVDVQLHQPGGFHMCFNDEELIERQSRLQTLQDALGEYPFQMLDAAELKARLPLIGPSVVGASYTPLDGHVNPLKLLRALHTSAQAKGARFYGGIQVDRIDGATGEFCVTAGHQRFIAPRVVLAAGLGNPGLARQVGLHAPVAPNRGQVLVSERVRPFLDHPTVHVRQTDEGTVQLGDSMEEVGYDDSTSTQVLEAIARRGVATFPLLREVRLIRAWAALRVLSPDGFPIYQQSASHPGAFVVTCHSGVTLAAAHALRIAPWVMGGAMPDELGAFAGERFLTDKVFSHVH, from the coding sequence ATGAGCCAGGGCACACAAAGGGACATTCAGTCGGACGTGATCGTCATCGGCGGAGGGCTGGTGGGCACGGCAGTCGCTTACGGCCTGGCCCGCAGCGGCGCCGACACCGTGGTGCTTGACCAGGGCGACGATGCGTTTCGCGCCTCGCGGGGCAATTTCGGGCTGGTCTGGGTCCAGGGCAAGGGCCACGACCTGCCGGACTATTCGCGCTGGACGCAGTCGTCGGCGACCCGCTGGCCTGACTTCGCTCGGGCGCTGATGGCCGACAGCGGCGTGGACGTGCAGCTCCACCAGCCCGGTGGCTTCCATATGTGCTTCAACGACGAGGAGTTGATCGAGCGGCAATCGCGCCTACAAACCCTGCAGGACGCCCTCGGCGAATACCCGTTCCAGATGCTCGACGCCGCTGAGCTCAAAGCGCGACTGCCGTTGATCGGCCCGTCTGTGGTGGGCGCCAGCTACACCCCCCTGGACGGCCACGTCAATCCATTGAAGCTGTTGCGCGCGCTGCACACCTCGGCCCAGGCCAAAGGCGCGCGGTTTTACGGCGGCATTCAGGTGGATCGCATCGACGGCGCCACCGGCGAGTTCTGCGTCACCGCCGGCCATCAACGCTTCATCGCGCCAAGAGTGGTGCTCGCTGCCGGACTGGGCAATCCAGGGCTGGCCCGGCAAGTGGGCCTGCATGCGCCGGTGGCACCCAATCGTGGCCAAGTCCTGGTGAGCGAGCGGGTCCGGCCGTTTCTCGACCACCCGACGGTCCATGTCCGGCAAACCGACGAAGGCACCGTTCAGCTGGGCGACTCCATGGAGGAGGTGGGTTACGACGACAGCACCTCCACCCAGGTGCTCGAAGCCATCGCCCGGCGTGGGGTCGCGACGTTTCCGCTGTTGCGGGAGGTGCGGCTCATCCGGGCCTGGGCGGCGCTGCGCGTCCTGAGCCCCGACGGCTTCCCCATTTATCAGCAATCGGCCAGCCACCCGGGCGCCTTTGTGGTGACCTGCCACAGTGGCGTGACCCTGGCCGCTGCCCACGCCCTGCGCATCGCGCCGTGGGTGATGGGTGGCGCCATGCCTGACGAGCTCGGCGCGTTCGCCGGCGAGCGTTTCCTGACTGACAAGGTGTTTTCCCATGTGCACTGA
- a CDS encoding ABC transporter permease: MHKNGFFSLLFHALFVTFIVAPLVVVMAMAFTSKGYLSLPTEGLSLRWFRALADNQEMLDAFALSIKLGLASATIAALLAIPAALAISRYDFPGRGAVTGFLLSPLMIPSVVLGIAFLRFFSLAQIGGSFWALTLTHVIVVLPYALRLTLASTIGLERDIEQAALSLGASRWTAFYRVVLPRIRTGVVGGWMLAFIQSFDELTMTVFVATPGTTTLPVAMYNQISQTIDPLITAVSTVLIVGTLLLMLILDRMVGLDRVLIGEGK; this comes from the coding sequence ATGCACAAGAACGGATTTTTCTCGCTGCTGTTCCATGCCCTGTTCGTCACCTTCATCGTCGCGCCGCTGGTGGTGGTGATGGCCATGGCGTTCACCAGCAAGGGCTACCTGTCGCTGCCCACCGAGGGCCTGTCACTACGGTGGTTCCGCGCGCTGGCGGACAACCAGGAAATGCTCGACGCCTTCGCCTTGTCGATCAAACTCGGCCTGGCCTCGGCGACCATCGCTGCACTGCTGGCGATTCCGGCGGCGCTGGCCATCAGCCGTTATGACTTTCCCGGTCGTGGCGCGGTGACCGGGTTTCTACTGTCGCCGCTGATGATTCCATCGGTGGTGCTGGGCATCGCGTTCCTGCGCTTCTTTTCCCTGGCACAGATCGGCGGCTCGTTCTGGGCACTGACCCTGACCCATGTGATTGTCGTGCTGCCCTATGCGCTGCGCCTCACGCTGGCCTCCACCATCGGTCTTGAGCGCGACATCGAGCAAGCGGCGCTGTCCCTGGGCGCCAGTCGCTGGACGGCGTTTTACCGGGTGGTGCTGCCGCGGATTCGCACCGGCGTGGTCGGTGGCTGGATGCTCGCGTTCATCCAGAGCTTCGACGAACTGACCATGACCGTGTTCGTCGCCACCCCCGGCACCACCACGCTGCCGGTGGCGATGTACAACCAGATTTCCCAGACCATCGACCCGCTGATCACGGCGGTTTCAACGGTGCTGATCGTCGGCACGTTGCTGCTGATGCTGATATTGGACCGAATGGTCGGATTGGACCGGGTGTTGATCGGAGAAGGCAAATGA
- a CDS encoding ABC transporter permease, which produces MARYDAERVGVAPWLLSGPALLVFIALLLAPLLLTAVLSLNLFSDTEGVVQSYSLGNYLEVFKDDYFHEIFLRTGGMALAVTVLCVLLGIPETIIIARMAPRWRSLFLLVVLGPLLISVVVRTLGWAILLGNNGLINDALQALGITDQPVKMLFTQVGVIIALTHVLVPFMVIALWATLQRLDLQVEWAGLSLGASRLTVFRRIILPQIMPGVLSGSIIVFALAASAFATPAIIGGRRLKVVATAAYDEFLGTLNWPLGAAIAMLLLLANLIIILGCSKLAERRFKQVFE; this is translated from the coding sequence ATGGCCAGGTATGACGCCGAACGGGTGGGCGTGGCGCCCTGGTTACTCAGCGGGCCGGCGTTACTGGTGTTCATCGCGCTGTTGCTGGCGCCCTTGCTGCTGACCGCCGTGCTGTCGTTGAACCTGTTCAGCGACACCGAGGGCGTGGTGCAGAGCTACAGCCTTGGCAATTACCTGGAGGTGTTCAAGGACGATTACTTTCACGAGATTTTCCTGCGCACCGGCGGCATGGCGCTGGCCGTCACGGTTTTGTGCGTGCTGTTGGGCATCCCGGAAACCATCATCATTGCGCGCATGGCACCGCGCTGGCGGTCGCTGTTCCTGCTGGTGGTGCTGGGGCCGCTGCTGATTTCCGTGGTGGTGCGGACCCTGGGCTGGGCGATTCTGCTGGGCAACAACGGCCTGATCAACGATGCGCTGCAAGCCCTGGGCATCACCGATCAACCGGTGAAAATGCTGTTCACCCAGGTCGGTGTGATCATTGCGCTGACCCATGTGCTGGTGCCGTTCATGGTCATTGCGCTCTGGGCAACCCTGCAACGGCTGGACCTTCAGGTCGAGTGGGCGGGCCTGTCCCTCGGCGCGTCGCGGCTGACGGTGTTCCGCCGGATCATCCTGCCGCAGATCATGCCCGGCGTTTTGTCCGGCTCGATCATCGTTTTTGCCCTGGCCGCCTCGGCCTTCGCCACCCCGGCGATCATCGGCGGTCGGCGCCTGAAAGTGGTGGCCACGGCCGCTTACGACGAGTTCCTCGGCACCCTCAACTGGCCCCTCGGCGCGGCCATCGCGATGCTCCTGCTGCTGGCGAATCTGATCATCATTCTGGGTTGCAGCAAACTGGCCGAGCGCCGGTTCAAGCAAGTCTTCGAGTAG
- a CDS encoding ABC transporter ATP-binding protein — protein MAFLTLEGIVKTYGTFRAIDGLNLEVRHGEFIALLGPSGCGKTTTLQSIAGFVQPTEGRIVLDGRDITHVRPEQRGLGIVFQSYALFPHMTVAQNISFGLEMRGVPKAERGKRVDEALDLVRLAGLGERYPKALSGGQRQRVAIARALAIRPNLLLLDEPMSNLDAKLREEMHIELRAIQRELGITTILVTHDQVEAMTMSDRIAVMQKGRIVQIDTPFEAYERPHSPFASAFLGKTNAFAGAVQLRNDRCCHVQVHDTLMHVPHEDRALGNDVNVYIRPEKIRLVAVGSGRFSGRVRLRVFLGNLWLMAVESRLGLVHMTLPNLGTPPPEEGSEVGLDWSDDDLRLLDREVAHGQV, from the coding sequence ATGGCATTTCTCACCCTCGAAGGCATCGTCAAGACCTACGGCACATTCAGGGCCATTGACGGTTTGAACCTGGAAGTCCGGCACGGCGAGTTCATCGCCTTGCTCGGCCCGTCCGGGTGCGGCAAGACCACCACCCTGCAGTCCATCGCAGGCTTCGTGCAGCCCACCGAAGGCCGCATCGTCCTCGACGGCCGCGACATCACCCACGTGCGCCCCGAACAGCGCGGGCTGGGCATCGTCTTCCAGAGCTATGCGTTGTTTCCGCACATGACCGTGGCGCAGAACATCAGCTTCGGCCTGGAAATGCGCGGCGTGCCCAAGGCCGAGCGCGGCAAGCGGGTCGACGAGGCACTGGACCTGGTGCGGCTGGCCGGCCTCGGTGAGCGCTACCCGAAAGCGCTTTCGGGCGGCCAGCGCCAGCGTGTGGCGATTGCCCGCGCCCTGGCGATCCGGCCGAACCTCCTGCTGCTCGACGAGCCGATGTCCAACCTCGACGCCAAGCTGCGCGAAGAGATGCACATCGAGCTGCGGGCGATTCAGCGCGAGTTGGGCATCACCACCATTCTGGTGACCCACGATCAGGTCGAAGCGATGACCATGAGCGATCGCATTGCGGTGATGCAGAAGGGCCGCATCGTGCAGATCGACACGCCGTTCGAAGCCTACGAGCGGCCCCATTCGCCCTTCGCGTCGGCGTTCCTCGGCAAGACCAACGCCTTTGCCGGCGCGGTGCAATTGCGCAACGACCGATGCTGCCATGTGCAGGTCCACGACACACTGATGCACGTGCCCCACGAAGACCGCGCGCTGGGCAATGACGTCAACGTCTACATTCGCCCGGAAAAAATCCGCTTGGTCGCGGTGGGCAGCGGGCGGTTTTCCGGGCGCGTCCGGCTGCGGGTGTTCCTCGGCAACCTATGGTTGATGGCGGTGGAAAGTCGCCTGGGGCTGGTGCACATGACCCTGCCGAATCTCGGCACGCCGCCGCCGGAGGAGGGCAGTGAGGTCGGGCTGGACTGGTCCGACGACGACCTGCGTCTGCTCGACCGGGAGGTCGCCCATGGCCAGGTATGA